In Levilactobacillus brevis, the genomic window TGGCCAGATGCAGGTTGGTCACGCCCATCGGAATCCCAATCACGGTGGTGGTTAAGATCCCAATCAGTAAGGCGCCCGGCACCTTGCGGACTTTGAAAATCACGGTCACCACCAGCCCGATCACAGCCAGAATCAGTGCCGGCGAATTGAAAACGGCTAGGGCCGGCGTAATACTCCCGTTGGTGACCACCGTATTGATACCGTGCTTGAAGGTCTCCTGGGTCGCATCGAAGGCCTTCCCATTGACCGTTAGCAAGCTACTGGCATCACTGGTAAAATGCAGGAAGTTACCATTCTTCAAACCGACATATGCGATGAACGCGCCAATCCCGCCACTAATCGCTAACTGTAGATTGACGGGAATCGCCGAAATTAGCATCTTCCGAATCTTAGTGGCCGTGATGATAATGTTGATGATCCCGCAGAAGAAGACCAACGCCAGGGCCTGTTGCCAGGTGAAACCCAGCCCCATCACCACGGTGTAGGTGAAGAAGGCGTTCAACCCCATCCCCGGGGCTAACGCATAGGGCACATTGGCAAAGAGGCCCATCACTAACGTCCCGGCAACCGAGGCAATAATGGTGGCCAAGAAGACGGACTGTTGCGGCATCCCCGTTTGCCCCAGAATCTGCGGATTAACAAAGAGAATATATGACATGGCAAAGAAAGTCGTGACGCCGGCCCCAATCTCGGTACCGACAGTGGTACCTGATTCCTTAAGTTTAAAAAACTTATCCACGATGGATTCCTCCTAAAATACGAACAATATAATAATTAATAAAAATAATATCGGTGTTTATAAGGATAACTATACCAGATAGTCGTGAAAAAGCCAAGAAAAATATACGATACACGAACTTGATTAATTGATCCGCAAGTGATTGTCTCCCACTACCATCTCCTTTTGGCTCGGAACGTCAAAAATCCCGTAAAGTCCAGTACGTGACCTTACGGGATACCTCTTACGATTTAATTGCGCTAACCGTTAACTTTCGCCAACGTCTTCTGAATCTTCTGCGGCTTCTCCTGCCGACCAATCAACAGTAAACGTAACGTGTTCAGAACCGCAATCAGCGTCACACCAACGTCGGAGAAGACGGCCCACCACATGGTCGTGATACCAAAGGCGGCCAGCGTCAGGAACAACAGCTTAATGCCTAACGCAAAGACAATGTTCTCCCACACAATTTGCTTGGTGCGTTTGGCAATCGTGATTGTGCGTGGAATGGCCAGTGGATCGTCGTTCATCAAGACGATGTCTGCCGACTCGATAGCCGCATCGGAACCCAATGCGCCCATGGCAATTCCGACATCGGCACTGGCCAGTACGGGGGTGTCGTTGAGGCCATCGCCGACGAAGGCTAACTTTTCCTTCGGCTTCAGCTGGGCCTTCAGCTTGCCCATCTCAGCTACCTTATCCTGCGGCAATAATTCAGCCTTGACCGCATCAATCTTAATCTGTTCACCGACGGCCTGACCGACTTGCTGGTTGTCCCCCGTCAGCATAACGGTCTGACGAATGCCAGTTTGCTTAAGCGCAGCCAGAGCTGGAATCGTCGTCTCTTTTACGGCATCGGCGACCTCGATGGCGCCCTGATACTTACCTGCCCAAGCCACGTAAACCATAGTGCTCGCGGGACTCCTTGGCAAATCAGCCGTAACGCCAATCTGGCGCATCAACTTAGCATTCCCCACGTACAGCGGCTGATCATCGGCTTGGGCCTTCACGCCTAATCCGACCAATTCCTCGGCGGCCGTCTGACCGTCGTCCTGATAACCAGCCAGTGCGACAATCGACTTGGCAATCGGGTGCGGTGACGCTACCTCGGCCCGCGCCGCGAGTTGAATTAGTGCCGACTTGCTCAGACTGACCGGTGCCACGTTGACCACCGCGAATTCGCCACGCGTCAACGTTCCAGTCTTATCGAAGGCCACCGTTTTCACCTGGTTCAGTGCTTCCAGATAGTTACTCCCTTTAATCAGGACGCCTGCCCGCGAGGCGGCCCCTATCCCACCGAAATAGCTCAACGGCACGGAAATTACGAGAGCACACGGACACGAGATGACTAAGAAAATGAGCGCCCGGTACAACCACGCATTGAATGGTTGGGCGAAGAACAACGGCGGCACGGTTGCCAACAGAATGGCCATCCCGACCACAGCCGGGGTATAAACCCGGGCAAACTTGGTAATGAAGTTCTCCGTCTTGGTCTTTTGGGTCGTGGCGTCCTGAACCAATTCTAAAATTTTAGCGACGGTTGAATCGGCGTAGGCCTTCTCCACTCGCAGTTCAATGACCCCATTGCTCACGATGGTGCCACTCAATGCCTGATCGCCGCTTCCAACCAGCATCGGCTTGGTTTCTCCGGTCAGCGCCTTGGTATCCAAATAGGTCTCCCCACTCGTGACGATCCCATCGGCGGGGACCTTTTCCCCGGGACGTACAATCAACGTATCGCCCACCTGAACCTGGTCCGGCGTGATCTGCTGGGTCTGGCCATTGACCACCAAGTTGGCATAGTCCGGTCGAATCTTCAAAAGGTCCGTAATTGAGCGTTTGGACTTATTGACGGCGGAATCTTGGAAGAATTCACCAATTCGGTAGAATAGCATGACTGCTACCGCTTCGGGATACTGCTGGATGGCGAGCGCTCCGACCGTCGCCACCGTCATGAGAAAGGCTTCTCCAAAAAGCTTACCGGTAAAAAGGTCCCGAACCGCTTCCACCAGGATTGGCCCGCCTACCAAGAGATAGGCCAACAGGTATAGCCCAATTGTAACCGCTTTCAGAAACGGTGAAAAAGTGGCAATGAGTAGTAGCCCCATGCTCCCTAGAATCAGGGCTAAGTTCCGTTTGGTTTCAGCTAATTTTAGATATTCCCGCATCGTACTCGCCTCCCAGACTAGATATGAACAACCGTTTATATGAATACTCGCTCATATGTATGGCTTCATCATAACATATCCATTCCCCGTGTCAACCGCCAAAGTGGACAAACTCGCCGGTCCCTTTTATGGTAAAATGAAAGCCATGGTGATGAATATGGAAAATCAAAATAATCAGCTCCCAACAACCACGGAAATCAAAAAAAGCGTCGACCTTTTCAAAACGTTCGGCGACGCCACTCGTTATCAGATTCTCTCGTTGCTCTACCAGAACAGCCGGACCGTCAGTGAAATTACGGCGGTTATGGATGTTTCGCAATCAGCCGTCTCCCACCAGCTGAAGACCTTGCGTCAGGCGGGACTCGTCATCGGTGAACGCGACGGTAAATTTATCAAGTACACCTTGGCCGACGAACATATCTTCGAAATCTTCGAACTGGTCAAGGCACATATTCAGGAATAATGAAACAAGTCCACAATAAAACCGACCTCAGCGATGAGGTCGGTTTTTATTTTACAGTTTGGTAAGATGGTTCGCACTGGACGCTAAGCAAATCATGCCCAATAAGCTACCCGATTTAGTTAGCTTCACTCCGGCGCCAGCACTCGAGACCGCGAACGCACGAGTAAGACGAAAATCACCAGCATCCCGAAGCTCAATCCTGCCATATACCACGGCAAAGTCTGAACCGTTCCATTGTGCAGCCAGCTCATTCCGCACGTCAGAGCGCTGACCAGCAGGTAGTAGCCGAGGCTAAACCAACCGCTAGCGCTACCCATAACCGCCTCATACCCCACCAACGCGCGATTCAAGGCGTTGGGTAAGGTCACATTGAGGCCCAGAAACGTCAAAAAGATGCCGATAATCATTAGCGTTGCCTGTTGCCAATAGGCAGCCACCACCAGGCCAACACTCGCCAGACTACTGAAGATGAGGCCGCGCAGTGCGACTTGTTCCGGCGTCCAAACGTTCAGTAACCGATTGACCAGCAAAGCGCCAAACAGACTGGCACCGGCCAGTACCAAGCCCAGCCACCCGTATTGGACGGCCGAATAGCCAAAGTGGGTCATAAAAACAAACGGCGCTTCAGCGTAATAACTGAACAAGAGGCCATTGATGCCGCCGATGAGTAGCCCATAACCCCAGACAACGGGGTCGGTCAACAGACGGCGCACCACACGCCATTGCTGAATCCGTGGTGGACGGCTAGTCTGCGTTTCGGGCAGCCGACTCAATGCATATAGCCCCACAGCCACGGCCATGGTGACCAAAGTGGCAAAGACACTGCGATAACCAAAGTAAGTCTGCATGACCCCACCAATTAGGGGACCCAAGGCTGGTGCCAGGGCCATCGCGGCACTCGTCTTGGCAAAAATTTTTGCGCCGGTCACACCACTAAAACTTTCACGCATGATCGTCTGGGTTACCACCGATCCGGCACTCGCTCCGAGCGCTTGGATCAATCGCCACCCCAACAAGGTCAGAAAATGCGGGCTCATCAATAATCCAATATTTCCCAATAAATAAACGGCGATGCCGGCTAACATGGCCGGTCGCCGACCCCACCGGTCAGCCAGTTGCCCCCACATCAGGACACCCAGGGCAAAGGCCACGAAATAGGTACTCATGGTGAGTTGCACTTGGTTAGCACTCACCGTAAAAGCCCGGCGTAGTTGCGGTAACACCGGGGTAAAGATTGACTCGCTGATTTGTGGAAATCCCACGAGTGTAATCATCAATCCCAATGAAGGGACCGATGGACGGACGTTTTTCATCGTATTTCTCCTTAGAATTTACTTTGAGGAAAAACGTCCTTTTCCGTCTGCGGGGACGCAGGCCATTAACGTTTGTAGCGTCATGGATGGTCACCCCTTTCTGTTAAGTTGCGTTTCACATTACGGGAAATCCGCGGGAGTGTCAAGCGTCGATTGCTGGCACGGTGCCTAAATCTCTACAATTAGTCAAAAAAAGGTCTGGGACAAAACATCCCAGACCCCTTTTGAGCCAACTTTAAATGGCCGAAACGTGCGCCAAAAAGCAGCCGGTTCCGCTTAAAACTGATAACCAAACAATCCAAGCCCAGGATTATTCGGTTATCAGCCTTAATGCTCGCCGGCTAACCGCCTTTTGTCCCACTCTCTTTCATCTGCAGTTATTTCAATAGATACGACGCATCCAACTCATGGTCAAACGACGTCAGAATCTTGGGCCCATCCGTTGTGATCACGATGGTGTGCTCGTACTGGCAACTCAGGCTCCCGTCAACCGTTGAGATGGTCCAGCCATCATCGGCCGGCGCGCTGCAGGCCCAATCGCCCACGTTGATCATCGGTTCAATGGTAATCGTCATCCCCGCCTTCAGCCGCGTACCGTGACCGGCCTTGCCATAGTGCGGTACGTCTGGGTCTTCATGCATGGTCGGGCCGATGCCGTGACCAATGTAGTCGCGCACCACGCCGTACCCCAACTGGTTCTCGGCATAATTCTGAATGGCAAAACCGATATCGCCAATTCGGTTGCCGACAACCGCTTGGTCAATCCCTAGATACAGTGACTTCAGCGTAACATCCATTAATTTCTGAGCTTCCGTGGAAGGCTGGCCCGCCACAAAGGCGTGGCAAGCATCACTCAAGTAACCGTGGTAGTCGATGACGGTGTCCACCTTAACCAAGTCGCCGTTCTTAATCAGGACGTCCTTACTGGGACAGCCGTGGCAGATGACGTCATTGACGCTCACACAGGTCGAGTATTTATAGCCTTCAAAGTTCAGCTCACCCGGCGTGGCATCGTGGTCAATAATGTATTGGTAGGAAAAATGGTCAATATCCCAGGTCGTTATCCCTGGCTTGATATAATCCGTCAGGGCATGAAACAGCCCAGCGAGAATATCGCCGGCCGCCTGCATCCCCTGAATTTCGCGTGGTGATTTTAAAGAAATCATGTTGCCTCCTGATGGTTGTCTACGTTTTAAGTGTTATTTTCAGTATACCCTACTGGGCGGGCGCTTCAACCTAAAAAAGTAATTCACGTCAAATCCCTAATGACACCGTTTTCAGTGGCTTTTCAGACCTGAATATTTTATGGAAACGTGTTACAATCACTTTTGCTGCATTTCACACGGAATTTGTAAAAACAACAAGGAGGTGCCCCATGGCACTCACGAAACGTGACGTCCGCGATTACTTTATCGGCTTCGCCCTCGTCCTGACGATGGTTGGCATCGCCACTGGGCTCAACGATTATGAAATTATTCTTCCCGAAATTGGTGCGCTGACGGCGGGGATGTGGATTTATCACAACCCCACCTGGGTCAGTCAACCCCTTAAAATCTTTCTCGCTCCTTCCGGCACCGCGGTGATTGGCTTCGTCGTCAATCAACTATCCATCAGCTATCCGGAAAAGGTTGGCATTACCCTGCTCTTCATCTTGTTACTCCTCAACGTGCTACGGTCGACGTTGGCGCCATCCTTCGCCACAGGGCTGTTGCCAATCATCATCAACGCCACGCACTGGTCCTTTATCCTCGCGATCTTTGCGTTTACTCTGACCTTGATGGTGGGCGTTCTCCTGCAAGGTCACTACAAGGGCCAACCCGCGGGGCATCCGCTCCACTACCAACACATGCTGGGCTTCGTACTCGCCGCAGCCGTCTGGATCGGGGCAGTCTGGCTAGCCGGCTATCCGCAAATGTCTGGAATTCCACCGGTACTGGTCGTCTTCTTTGAGGTCTCGCAAAAATCCAGTTACAGCGGAAAACTTGCGGTCAAGCACATCATCGCTCTAGGTGGTGCGGCGACCATTGGCGTACTGGTTCACCTGGTCATTGGGTCATGGCTGCTGGCCACACTAATCACGCTGCCGCTGGTGTTCGTGCTCCTGCAACTCTTGCGAATTAAGCTTCCGGCCGCTTACGCCTTTCCACTGTTGGCGCTGGTCTTACCGGCCAATATGTTCCACACACTACCGATTGCGGCGACGCTGGCCGCCTGCTTCTTCCTGGGCGCGACCTTTGCTTACCGCAAACTCGCGGCACTGACGGGCTTGGCCTCGGAAAATAATTAAGCACACCTAAGGCAACGACTTCTGGAAGGAAATCGTTGCCTTTTTTCATTTTACAAACTTTTTACGTAAACTACACGTTAGTTTTACATCACTCCCGTATCCTGAAAGTTACCATTCAGGCCAACTACATACAAAGGGGTTTTAACGTGTTAGATATTCTAAAAGCCGCAATTCTGGGCATCATTGAAGGAATTACGGAATTCTTACCCATCAGTTACACCGGACACCTCTACTTAGCCGATGAATTCATCAAGTTACACGAGTCCACGGCTTTTATCAATATGTTTATGGTGGTCATCCAACTCGGCGCGATTCTTGCCGTCGTCGTCCTTTATTTCAACAAACTCAACCCCTGGGCCCCGAGCAAGAATAAACTCGAACGTCATCAGACTTGGACACTCTGGTTCAAAGTGATTCTCGCCGTCCTGCCCTCAGTCATTGTCGGCCTTCCGCTCAACGACTGGATGGAGGCTCACCTGACCAGCTGGGAGGTCATCGCCTCAACCTTAATCGTCTATGGGATTTTGTTCATCGTGATTGAGACCTACAACCGCCACCAAACGGCCCGCTTCAACGATCTCAATCAGCTACCGGTTAAGATTGCCCTCTTCATTGGAATTTTCCAAATTCTCTCGATGGTTCCCGGCACCTCACGCTCCGGGGCCACCATCCTCGGCGCCATCCTGATTGGGACCTCACGTTTCGTGGCAACCGAATTTTCCTTCTTCTTGGCCATTCCGACCATGTTCGGGGCCTCGCTACTGAAGATTCTGAAATACTTTCTTCACGGTAATGGTTTCACGGGCAGTCAAACGATCGTCTTACTGACCGGTGTCATCGTGTCCTTTGTCGTTGCTTACCTCGCCATTAAGTTTTTGTTGAATTACATTCGTCAAAACGACTTTAAGGCGTTTGGCTGGTACCGCATCATCTTAGGTGTCGTTGTCATCGTCTACTTCGGGGTTGTGAACCACTAAGTTGCCCCACAGAATATTCAATGACCGATTAATCAATAGTTTTAGCTGATTTCTCGTCATATTACCATTCAATCTCGGTTTAGCCACTGGGTTATACGTTTGAAAGCGCTGGATAACGTCGTTTGCAACAATCTGCAATCAAATGTGACAGCCTTTTAACTACACAGTAACTAAACTGCAATACTTCTCGGGTATGCTGTTAAGTATTAAGAAAACAGATTGGATAGATTAAAAAATATGTCGAAATCAAAACTTACAATTAAATTTGCTTCATTTTTACTTTTATTTGGCTTTTCCTTCGGCATGGTGACCGACGTGACGTCAAGCTTAGTTCCTGAACAAACCACGACTGCCCAGGCGTCAACTCGGGTATCCGCTAGTCAGGCTAAGAAGATTGCCAAGATTAATGCCGGCCTGTCTAAAAAACAAAAAGCAGCCAAGAAATGGATTGCTAAGCGCGAATCCGGCTATAACTATTCGGCGCGTAACGGCAGATGTTACGGTCGTTACCAACTTTTGAAGTCTTACTTGCACGGTGACTACTCACCCGCTAACCAAGAAAAGACCGCCAACCGTTACGTCAGTGGCCGTTATGGGTCATGGACGAAAGCCAAGAAGTTCTGGCAAAGTCATCACTGGTACTAAAACCAGCGAGACTGCTTAACCGCGGTTTCAACTACATAATTGTGACCTTGAACCTGGCAGTTAAACCCGTACGTTGCGTTTAACTGCCTTTTTTCTACCCTAAAATGACTGAAGGATTGATGCTAAATGAAGAAGATGCTTAGCCTGGGACTCGTCATTCTGGTATTGGGCGTGGGAATTCTTCTGCTCCCTCACTTGACCACTAATCACTCGCAAGCCAGCGCCCCCACCGCAGCCAAACGTGCCAGCCAGCACCCAACAACGTCCAAACTCACGCGTGCAGAATTGCAGCGTGACCGCAAGTTGACCTACAGTGCCATCATTTATTTCGCCATCAAACACTCCAAGCTCCAACGCTGGCAGGAGGTCTCCGACTTCAAGCTGGGTTGGCAGGTCGAAAGCTATCCGCGTGACGGTCAGACCAAGTATCTCGTATGGCCCGATCAACATATCCAGGACAGCGCTAAGAATCTCGCCCCTAACTGGTTCCGACTGAAGGACCAGCACGTTCTTTACGACAGCATGATCGTCCACTCCTTCCGCAAGGACCAGACCAAGACGGCTTCGCTCACCGAAATTGTCAAACAAGTCAACGCTGATCATGCGGCAGCCAAGGTCCGATCCATGCCCGAAAAGATGACCGTCATCACTCACCATCAGTAGCCAAAAAGCCGGCACCGACATGGCACCGACTCGAATGATCCTTACTTAGTCATCTAATGAAATGGTACTCTCCGTCCCCACGTTAATCAGCGATTCAATACGATCCAGTAGCATCAGTAACCACCCGAAGGCCATCACGAAGGCGACCATTTCAAACGCCGTCAAGGAAAAGTAGCCGATTCCTCGAAACAACACTTCGGCAACGGCCAAGGCCACCCCGACACCGTACGATAGGTAGAGAAATTCCTTGGTGATCTGCGGCAACAACCAACGAACCCCAATAATCAGTGCCAACACACAGTAAATCAGGAAGCTCGCCACCTGGTCGTGCAGGAGATGTGACGAAATGTTGTTTGGAAAGACGCCGACCAGCCCTAGATTGATCGCAGTCAGTGTCAGAAGTATCCGGAGTACAATCAGCCGCCGGGAACTCGGGTAGTATTCCTGCAGGCTCACAAACAGGTAATCGATTAACGCAATCATCAGGAGCGCCGAAAAAATCAGCGTCGCGTTAAACTGCCACCCGCTGGACGCGTGGCTGGTCCCCAGAAAGCTCAAGTTGTGTTGCCACCAGTAACGTTCATTGTTGACAGCCATAGAAATGACCACGCCGCTGATAATCACCAGCGTCAGGACGGTTGACAGGACACCCGCGTCGACCGCCTGGGCAAAGTAAATCATGGCCAGATTAATAAACACCCCGAAGACAAAGATAATCATACTGGCGGTGATCCGATCGAAGCTAGCGCCGTTGAACAGCATTCCTAACAACCACATACTGCCGACCAGCACCAACGCCAGAATCAGCGCAAAGGATAGCACAATAACCGGAAAATTTCGCCAATAGATATTTTTCGTGAAATGATTCTGTGGGTTATTACGATCTCGAACAAAGAAGATGGCAAATAACACCGTTCCCATGACCACTCCGGTAACGATCAGACCGGTTGCGAGGGAGTTATCCCCGGATAGTTTGAGATGGCGAATGCCCTGCCAGCGACAAAAGATGTAATAGCCAATGCTGACAATGAAGGCCGCGATGACCGGCCACCACATCAGCCGGTTCTGAAAGATTCGCCGCCGGGATTCCGCAAATTCCACGACCAACCGATCCCGCTTAACCACCAGTTTTACCGGCGTATCGCCATCAAGCTTCAGTTGCTCACCGATGTTCGCCGGGATTTTTAAGTTAAAATCCTTACTTTTCATGTTTTCCTCCTGTAACTATTCCCACTAATTATAGCAAATCTAGGCGGAAATTAACGACGTTTCTGGTGATCACCCGTGGCGGACTCTAAAAAAATTGCCGACAGATTGTCGGCAATTTCAGCAACTTTCTATTCAGTTAGCCATTGGCATGCACATCGAAAGCGTTCAGCAACATCTCTTGAACGCCGGGCGCATCGGGATCGTGGCGTCCTTTACCGGTGTCCAACGCCACTAACGTTACCACTTCGGCATCCGTTAGGCTGAAATCAAAAATATCTAAATTACTTTTGATCCGTGTGGCGTGGACCGACTTGGGGAAGACAATCACGCCAAGTTGATGTTCAAAACGCAGAATAATCTGCCCGGCGTTTTTGCCGTATTTTGCCGCCAACTGGGTAATTACTGGCTCATTCAATAAGTCTTGATTCCCCTGTCCCAGCGGTGCCCAAGCCTCCAACTTCACGTCGCCCGGTGCCATTAATTGACGAATGGCCGTTTGTTGGAAGTAGGGGTTAAATTCCACCTGATTGACTGCCGGCAGCACGTTAAATTGGGGCACAAAGCGTTGCCAAATCTTAGGCGTCATATTGGAGACCCCAATCGACTTTAACTTACCAGCCCGTTGAGCAGCTTCCATTGCTCGCCAAGCCCCCGGCACGTCGCCATAAGGTTGGTGGATCAGGTACAGGTCCAAATAGTCTAACCCCAGCTTCCGCAACGATAGGTCAATCGCCCGCTGTGCGGGTTGCTCGCCGTAATCTTGTAGCCAGAGCTTACTGGTTACCCAAATCTGATCGCGTGGAATCCCACTATCCTTGATGGCACGACCGACCTCACCTTCGTTGAAGTAGGCCACGGCCGTATCAATGTGGCGATATCCGGCCTGCAAGGCTTCACTCACTGCGGTGTAGGTCGATCCGTCGCTGGGAATCTGAAAAGTTCCGAACCCAATGGCCGGGATTTTCCGACCATCATTTAAGGTAATCGTTGGTGTTGTCATGTTTATCACAGCTCCTTTAGTTTAATTCTTTCAAGCTTGACCCAAAGATCTGTTCAATCGTCACGGGATCGCGGTGATCAAAGAACTGGCTCTTGCCTTGGTCCAAGCCCGCAATCATCTGCATTTCTGCCGGTGTTAGCGTGAAATCAAAGACCTCGCGATTCTCAATGATTCGTTCGCGGTGGACGGACTTGGGAATCACGGTAATCCCGCGTTGGAGGAGCCACCGTAAGATCACCTGTCCGGTCGTTTTCCCGTGGGCCTGCGCAATCCCTTGTAAAGTTGCATTGGTAAAGATGCCCTGTTTGCCCTCCGCGAAGGGGGCCCAGGCCTCTACCCGCACGTTTTCGCTTTGATTGAAGGTCACTTCATCAGGTTGTTGGTACCACGGGTTAACTTCAATCTGGTTAATCACCGGCTTGACGGTCATGGTCAGTTCAAGGTTCTTTAACTGGTCCGCGTAAAAGTTAGAAACCCCAATCGACCGAATCTTTCCGGCCTGTTGCGCTTCTTCCAACGCCCGCCATGCACCCATCGTATCGCCATACGGCTGATGGAGTAGGTACAAATCCAAATAGTCTAAACCCAGGCGTTGAAGAGAAGCGTCGATGCCGCGCCGTGCCCGTTCATAGGTAAAGTCCGACACCCAAAGCTTCGAAGTCACGAAGATGTCGTCACGTTTGACGCCACTGGCCTTGATCTCCCGACCAACTGCCGCTTCATTTTGATATGCGGTAGCGGTATCTAGCAGTCGGTAACCGGCTTGCAGTGCCGTGGTGACGGCCGTCTCACACTCGGCTAAATCCGGCACTTGGAACACCCCAAACCCGAGTTGCGGCATTTCAACGCCGTTATTTAACGTTATTGTTGGTATCTCTGCCATAAAATTCATCGTCCCTTCTTGAACTTGCATGCCTCTACTATAACTGCAGAATTGGGCGTTGAAAATTACCACTTCATCATGCTAGTATACGGGTATCGTATACTGACCGTCAGGAGGGACTGTCATTGCTTGATAATTACTTATTAGAAGAACTCACGACTTTTGCTGAAACGGGAACTCTCGCTAAAACGGCGGCGCAACTCAACATCACCCAACCGACTGTGACCCGTGGCATGCAGAAGTTGGAAGCTGACTGGGGCGTTCGCCTCTTCGATCGGCAACCCAACCGCATCGCGCTGACGCCGACCGGCAAGCTAGCTGCTCAGGAAGCGGCGACGCTCTTGCAAGCACAGCACCAGGCTATTCAAAAAGTCCGAAACTTCGACCGCAGTCAACATCAGCTTACCATTGGTAGCACACTCCCCGGGCCGCTCATGCTGCTGCAGCAACTACGGCCCCAATTGCCAGTCCAAACGACAATTGCTACAGATTTATTGCCGGATCAGAACTTGACGCAAGCACTACAGAATCGCGATTACACCTTGATTCTGACGTCTCAGGTACCGGCTGCTTCAGACATTACCACTCAGTCTTTGGGCACCGAAGACCTCGCGGTAAATTTAA contains:
- a CDS encoding NCS2 family permease, producing MDKFFKLKESGTTVGTEIGAGVTTFFAMSYILFVNPQILGQTGMPQQSVFLATIIASVAGTLVMGLFANVPYALAPGMGLNAFFTYTVVMGLGFTWQQALALVFFCGIINIIITATKIRKMLISAIPVNLQLAISGGIGAFIAYVGLKNGNFLHFTSDASSLLTVNGKAFDATQETFKHGINTVVTNGSITPALAVFNSPALILAVIGLVVTVIFKVRKVPGALLIGILTTTVIGIPMGVTNLHLASGYSIGASFHQLGTTFLAAFSSEGMGSLFAEHNRVILVLMTILSFSLSDTFDSLGTFIGTGRQTGIFSGKRELELEAQPGFKSKLDKALFADSIATGVGSIFGTSNLTTYVESSAGIGAGGRTGLTSVVVSILFLLSSLASPLLSIIPTAAIAPSLILVGIMMMSSFSQIPWHDFGEAIPAFMTAFIMAFAYNITYGIAAGFIFYCLVKTVEGKAKEVHGLIWIVSALFVINFAVLAFV
- the cadA gene encoding cadmium-translocating P-type ATPase, which produces MREYLKLAETKRNLALILGSMGLLLIATFSPFLKAVTIGLYLLAYLLVGGPILVEAVRDLFTGKLFGEAFLMTVATVGALAIQQYPEAVAVMLFYRIGEFFQDSAVNKSKRSITDLLKIRPDYANLVVNGQTQQITPDQVQVGDTLIVRPGEKVPADGIVTSGETYLDTKALTGETKPMLVGSGDQALSGTIVSNGVIELRVEKAYADSTVAKILELVQDATTQKTKTENFITKFARVYTPAVVGMAILLATVPPLFFAQPFNAWLYRALIFLVISCPCALVISVPLSYFGGIGAASRAGVLIKGSNYLEALNQVKTVAFDKTGTLTRGEFAVVNVAPVSLSKSALIQLAARAEVASPHPIAKSIVALAGYQDDGQTAAEELVGLGVKAQADDQPLYVGNAKLMRQIGVTADLPRSPASTMVYVAWAGKYQGAIEVADAVKETTIPALAALKQTGIRQTVMLTGDNQQVGQAVGEQIKIDAVKAELLPQDKVAEMGKLKAQLKPKEKLAFVGDGLNDTPVLASADVGIAMGALGSDAAIESADIVLMNDDPLAIPRTITIAKRTKQIVWENIVFALGIKLLFLTLAAFGITTMWWAVFSDVGVTLIAVLNTLRLLLIGRQEKPQKIQKTLAKVNG
- a CDS encoding metalloregulator ArsR/SmtB family transcription factor, with translation MENQNNQLPTTTEIKKSVDLFKTFGDATRYQILSLLYQNSRTVSEITAVMDVSQSAVSHQLKTLRQAGLVIGERDGKFIKYTLADEHIFEIFELVKAHIQE
- a CDS encoding multidrug effflux MFS transporter, which gives rise to MKNVRPSVPSLGLMITLVGFPQISESIFTPVLPQLRRAFTVSANQVQLTMSTYFVAFALGVLMWGQLADRWGRRPAMLAGIAVYLLGNIGLLMSPHFLTLLGWRLIQALGASAGSVVTQTIMRESFSGVTGAKIFAKTSAAMALAPALGPLIGGVMQTYFGYRSVFATLVTMAVAVGLYALSRLPETQTSRPPRIQQWRVVRRLLTDPVVWGYGLLIGGINGLLFSYYAEAPFVFMTHFGYSAVQYGWLGLVLAGASLFGALLVNRLLNVWTPEQVALRGLIFSSLASVGLVVAAYWQQATLMIIGIFLTFLGLNVTLPNALNRALVGYEAVMGSASGWFSLGYYLLVSALTCGMSWLHNGTVQTLPWYMAGLSFGMLVIFVLLVRSRSRVLAPE
- the map gene encoding type I methionyl aminopeptidase, with the protein product MISLKSPREIQGMQAAGDILAGLFHALTDYIKPGITTWDIDHFSYQYIIDHDATPGELNFEGYKYSTCVSVNDVICHGCPSKDVLIKNGDLVKVDTVIDYHGYLSDACHAFVAGQPSTEAQKLMDVTLKSLYLGIDQAVVGNRIGDIGFAIQNYAENQLGYGVVRDYIGHGIGPTMHEDPDVPHYGKAGHGTRLKAGMTITIEPMINVGDWACSAPADDGWTISTVDGSLSCQYEHTIVITTDGPKILTSFDHELDASYLLK
- a CDS encoding undecaprenyl-diphosphate phosphatase; its protein translation is MLDILKAAILGIIEGITEFLPISYTGHLYLADEFIKLHESTAFINMFMVVIQLGAILAVVVLYFNKLNPWAPSKNKLERHQTWTLWFKVILAVLPSVIVGLPLNDWMEAHLTSWEVIASTLIVYGILFIVIETYNRHQTARFNDLNQLPVKIALFIGIFQILSMVPGTSRSGATILGAILIGTSRFVATEFSFFLAIPTMFGASLLKILKYFLHGNGFTGSQTIVLLTGVIVSFVVAYLAIKFLLNYIRQNDFKAFGWYRIILGVVVIVYFGVVNH
- a CDS encoding transglycosylase — its product is MVTDVTSSLVPEQTTTAQASTRVSASQAKKIAKINAGLSKKQKAAKKWIAKRESGYNYSARNGRCYGRYQLLKSYLHGDYSPANQEKTANRYVSGRYGSWTKAKKFWQSHHWY
- a CDS encoding DUF998 domain-containing protein — its product is MKSKDFNLKIPANIGEQLKLDGDTPVKLVVKRDRLVVEFAESRRRIFQNRLMWWPVIAAFIVSIGYYIFCRWQGIRHLKLSGDNSLATGLIVTGVVMGTVLFAIFFVRDRNNPQNHFTKNIYWRNFPVIVLSFALILALVLVGSMWLLGMLFNGASFDRITASMIIFVFGVFINLAMIYFAQAVDAGVLSTVLTLVIISGVVISMAVNNERYWWQHNLSFLGTSHASSGWQFNATLIFSALLMIALIDYLFVSLQEYYPSSRRLIVLRILLTLTAINLGLVGVFPNNISSHLLHDQVASFLIYCVLALIIGVRWLLPQITKEFLYLSYGVGVALAVAEVLFRGIGYFSLTAFEMVAFVMAFGWLLMLLDRIESLINVGTESTISLDD